A DNA window from Sediminitomix flava contains the following coding sequences:
- a CDS encoding LLM class flavin-dependent oxidoreductase, with protein MSKKIKLSILDQSPIASHESAADALSNSTALIKAAEKWGYHRYWVSEHHNSTSLAGSAPEVLIAHLAANTHNIRVGSGGVMLPHYSSYKVAEAFNLLATLYPNRIDLGVGRAPGTDAPAIYALNAHKGNYDTDKFPQQINELKQYTRSSIQSEVGTLSASPLPKIAPPIWTLSSSGFGARHAAQQGVGFAFAHFINPNGGAEAMKYYKEAFVPQTENDTPNGLACVFVHCADTNEKALELQHTMDILMLYIETGRRIPIASYEELKDVELSPAEQGRILQNRERMIFGTPEKVKSELEQLAENYDVDEIMAVTITHDFKNRLRSYELLAEAFELN; from the coding sequence ATGTCAAAAAAGATAAAGCTTAGTATTCTTGACCAATCCCCTATCGCTAGTCATGAATCTGCTGCTGATGCACTATCAAACTCAACGGCTTTAATTAAAGCTGCTGAAAAATGGGGCTATCATAGATACTGGGTATCAGAACATCATAACAGTACTTCATTGGCAGGTTCTGCTCCAGAAGTTCTTATTGCTCATTTAGCGGCAAATACACACAACATTAGAGTGGGATCGGGCGGCGTAATGCTACCTCACTATAGCAGTTACAAAGTTGCTGAAGCTTTTAATCTATTAGCTACTTTATATCCTAACCGAATAGATTTAGGAGTCGGTAGAGCGCCTGGAACTGATGCTCCCGCTATTTATGCACTCAATGCGCATAAGGGAAACTACGACACAGATAAATTCCCGCAACAAATTAATGAACTTAAACAATATACACGTTCATCAATTCAATCAGAGGTAGGAACACTTTCAGCTTCTCCACTTCCGAAAATAGCTCCTCCTATCTGGACTTTGAGTTCTAGTGGATTTGGTGCAAGACATGCCGCTCAACAAGGTGTAGGATTTGCCTTCGCTCACTTTATTAATCCAAATGGAGGTGCTGAAGCCATGAAATATTATAAAGAAGCATTTGTTCCCCAAACTGAAAATGACACACCAAATGGACTAGCTTGTGTATTTGTTCATTGTGCTGACACAAATGAAAAGGCACTTGAACTTCAACACACCATGGATATTCTGATGCTTTACATTGAAACAGGTAGACGTATTCCTATTGCTTCTTATGAAGAATTAAAAGATGTAGAACTATCTCCAGCAGAACAAGGGCGAATTTTACAGAATAGAGAGCGAATGATTTTTGGTACTCCAGAAAAGGTTAAATCTGAACTGGAGCAATTGGCTGAAAATTATGATGTAGATGAAATTATGGCTGTAACAATTACACATGATTTCAAGAACAGACTACGTTCTTATGAGCTTTTAGCAGAAGCATTTGAATTGAACTAA